The Phaenicophaeus curvirostris isolate KB17595 chromosome 15, BPBGC_Pcur_1.0, whole genome shotgun sequence genome window below encodes:
- the GDF9 gene encoding growth/differentiation factor 9 has product MESTWRICVCFYCCLHWLSSTIQCSPHSRGRAASDRTSGLLVAPEDNASELNPLLQLPKGVRRGYAILPPLLKVLSDRGPQNWDSEVPKLQPDSRALRYMKRLYKMSATKEGIPKANKSHLYNTVRLFTPCSECKHRHRDLMKGDVHSVDLLFNLDRVTALEYLLKSVLLYTFDTSVPVSSSLTCMCHLSVQEQDSSGQVCPSVSHSIAFSLHLEVKKRKWVEIDVTSFLQPLIATKRRNIHMAVNFTCLMGDPQQNTKLENPVNVAPVPPSLLLYLNDTSEQAYHRWNSLRHIRKNPGRPRQRSGLRVDPTGDIGKEPSQGKRASRQRRNENLKEEPATRPYNLSEYFKQFLFPENECELHNFRLSFSQLKWDKWIIAPHRYSPQYCKGDCPRVVGHRYGSPVHTMVQNLIYEKLDSSVPKPSCVPAEYSPLSVLTIEPDGSIVYKEYEDMIATKCTCR; this is encoded by the exons ATGGAGAGTACGTGGAGAATTTGTGTTTGCTTCTACTGCTGCCTCCATTGGCTTTCTTCCACCATCCAGTGCTCCCCCCACTCCAGGGGCCGTGCAGCCTCTGACAGGACCTCTGGGTTACTGGTGGCTCCTGAGGACAATGCCAGTGAGCTAAATCCCTTGTTGCAGCTGCCCAAAGGTGTGAGACGTGGCTATGCCATCCTGCCTCCCCTCCTCAAGGTGCTGTCTGACCGGGGACCCCAGAACTGGGACAGCGAGGTCCCCAAGCTACAGCCAGACTCCAGAGCCCTTCGGTACATGAAGAGGCTGTATAAGATGTCTGCTACCAAGGAGGGGATCCCGAAGGCTAACAAAAGCCACCTCTATAACACTGTTCGACTCTTTACCCCGTGTTCTGAATGCAAGCACCGCCACAGAGACCTCATGAAAG gAGATGTTCACTCGGTGGATTTACTTTTCAACCTGGATCGTGTTACTGCTCTAGAGTACCTGCTCAAGTCTGTCTTGCTCTATACCTTTGACACATCGGTCCCCGTTTCCTCTTCCCTTACGTGCATGTGCCACTTATCTGTCCAGGAACAGGACTCTTCTGGCCAAGTGTGTCCCAGTGTTTCACATTCTATAGCTTTTAGCCTGCACCTCGAAGTTAAAAAACGTAAGTGGGTTGAGATTGACGTGACTTCTTTTCTCCAGCCACTAATTGCTACTAAGAGGAGGAATATTCATATGGCTGTGAACTTCACTTGTCTGATGGGTGATCCACAACAGAACACTAAACTGGAAAATCCCGTTAATGTGGCACCAGTTcccccttctcttcttctttatcTGAATGATACCAGTGAGCAAGCTTATCACAGGTGGAACTCACTTAGACACATAAGGAAAAACCCTGGGCGGCCCAGGCAAAGGAGCGGTCTGCGTGTTGATCCTACGGGTGACATAGGAAAAGAGCCTTCGCAGGGTAAACGGGCCTCTCGTCAGCGGAGAAATGAGAATCTGAAAGAAGAACCAGCAACTCGACCTTATAATTTGAGCGAGTATTTCAAACAATTCCTGTTTCCTGAAAATGAGTGTGAGCTTCACAACTTCCGCCTAAGCTTTAGCCAACTGAAATGGGACAAATGGATCATAGCACCGCACAGGTACAGCCCTCAGTATTGCAAAGGCGACTGCCCACGGGTGGTGGGGCACCGCTACGGCTCGCCCGTGCACACAATGGTTCAGAACCTCATCTACGAGAAGCTGGACTCCTCCGTCCCCAAGCCCTCCTGCGTTCCTGCCGAGTACAGCCCGCTCAGCGTCCTCACCATAGAGCCCGATGGCTCCATCGTCTACAAAGAGTATGAGGACATGATTGCTACCAAATGCACTTGTCGGTAG